In Mycolicibacterium aubagnense, the DNA window CGCGTCGGGCGGGATGTTCGGTGGCGGGCCCGACCAGGCCGGCATGGGCATGGTGCTGATCAGCGAATTATGCCGCGTCAGTTCGGGTCTCGTCACCGGCGTGGGCGTCAGCCTGGGCCTGACGGTGCCGACCATCCAGAGCCGCGGCACCCTGGCCCAGCAGGAGCGTTGGCTGCCCGGCCTGGTCACCTACGAGAAGGTCGGCGCCTGGGCCATCACCGAACCCGACTCCGGCTCGGACGCCTTCGGCGGCATGAAGTCCTACGTGGTGCGCGATGGCTCAGGAAACGGGGACTACATCCTCAACGGCCAGAAGACGTTCATCACCAACGGACCCGACGCCGACGTCGTCGTCGTCTACGCCAAGCTGGACGAGGGCGACGGGGCCGACAAGCGCGACCGCAAGGTGCTGACCTTCGTACTGGACCGCGGTATGGAGGGCTTCGTCCAGTCGAAGCCGTTCCGCAAGATGGGAATTCACTCGTCGCGCACCGGCGAGCTGTTCTTCAACAACGTCCGGCTGGGCCGCGACCGGCTGCTCGGCGAGACCGAGGACAATAAGGCCGGCGACGGCCGGGACAGCGCCCGCTCGAGCTTCTCGGCCGAGCGCATCGGCGTGGTGTCGATGTCGCTGGGCATCATCGAGGAATGCCTTCGGCTGTCCGTCGACTATGCCAAGACCCGGACGCTGTGGGGCAAGGAGATCGGGCAGTTCCAGCTGATCCAACTCAAGCTGGCCAGCATGGAGGTCGCGCGAATGAACGTGCGCAACATGTTGTTCCGCGTGATCGAGTCCGGCCAAGCCGGCCGCCAGATTCCGCTCGCCGAGGCCTCGGCGATGAAGTGGTACTGCTCGCAGGCCGCCACCGACGTCGCAATGGACGCCATCCAGTTGTTCGGCGGCAACGGCTACATGACCGAGTACCGGGTCGAGCAGTTGGCGCGTGACGCCAAGTCGCTGATGATCTACGCCGGTAGCAACGAAGTGCAGATCACCCACGTCGCCAAGGGGCTGTTGGCGTAGGTCAGGACTGGGCGCGGGAGCTTTCGTACAGGCAGATCGACGCTGCGGCAGCCACATTGAGGCTCTCGGCACTCCCCCGCA includes these proteins:
- a CDS encoding acyl-CoA dehydrogenase family protein; the protein is MLDWSDVDIAVRDAVREFVDKEIRPHLDELEGGDMEPYPIIRKLFATFGIDVIARESLERRLSRLRSGEASDGKQRASGGMFGGGPDQAGMGMVLISELCRVSSGLVTGVGVSLGLTVPTIQSRGTLAQQERWLPGLVTYEKVGAWAITEPDSGSDAFGGMKSYVVRDGSGNGDYILNGQKTFITNGPDADVVVVYAKLDEGDGADKRDRKVLTFVLDRGMEGFVQSKPFRKMGIHSSRTGELFFNNVRLGRDRLLGETEDNKAGDGRDSARSSFSAERIGVVSMSLGIIEECLRLSVDYAKTRTLWGKEIGQFQLIQLKLASMEVARMNVRNMLFRVIESGQAGRQIPLAEASAMKWYCSQAATDVAMDAIQLFGGNGYMTEYRVEQLARDAKSLMIYAGSNEVQITHVAKGLLA